CGGCTGTAGGGAAGCAACTGCTGCACCGCTCGGCGGCGATAACTGACATCTGGCTCAACCAAGGTAATGGCCAATTGCTCAGGTGGCAAAACGACTGGTGAATTCTCCATCGCCGCACCCGAAAAATTGCACCTTGTTTTCAGGGGGATGCCAACTCTGTAAAGCCTGTTGATAGGTGGCTAAATCCTGAGCAAATTCGTTGGTATGCACCGCCCGGATGCGCTCAAAGGATTTTTTGGTTTCTCGGGTCACCGACTGGCTCCTGTAAAATCTGCTGTTTCTAGGTGCTTCACTCGTTGCAAGTTCGCATGTTTCAGAACCGTCGCTTGAAAATTGGCCTGTTCCACGTCGGCTCCCTGCAAATTGGCAAAACTCAAATCCGCGCCGGTGAAGTTACTGCCCTGTAAACGGCTGGCTTGTAGTTGCACACCGGTCAGATTGGCTGCCACCAGTTGCGCGCTCTGCAAGATGGCCCCCGATAAGTCCGCCGCAGCCAGATTGGCCTGCTGGAAACTTGCGCCGCTCAAATTCGCCCCAGCTAAGTTAGTACTGCTTAAATTAGCCTGGTCGAGAATGGCTCCCCGTAAATCAGCGCCTTGCAAGTCGGCCTGGCTCAAATTGGCTCCTGTTAAATCCGCGCCCCGCAAGTTGGCGCCCCGCAAGTCCAAGCCGCTGAGATTGCGACCCCGTAAGTCTGCCCCGTTGAAGGCACATTGACGACACACCTTCTGGCGGAGTTGCTGCTCAATCGTGAGCGCAGTTGGGCGTTCTAACCCTGGCCGAGAAATGAAGTGCCACCCGCTCCAACCCAGCACCAGTATTCCGAGCGGTACTAGCCAGGCGAACCGGCGCGGCGGGAGCTTACGGGATGCATGCAGCTCGGCGATGGCCTGGTGGATGTACTCGGAAGGAATCTGAGCGGCCTGCCCGGCTTCCAGAAGCTCGTTTACGGAGTAGCTGGGAAGTTGCCCCTGGGACTCCAGATGCAAACGGGCAGCCCGCCGGAAAATCTCCGCCGCCAAGTGCTCAGGAATACGATGCTGACTCGGTTCCATTGCGCTCGCGCTCCCGCACCCCTATTCTAGCCGGACGCCCCCCACCCGTAGATTGATAAGAAAAATTAACATCAGCGATTGCAAATTTTGAGCCATGCGCCCCTTCCCCTTGCTTCCGAAGGTCGTTATGGTGAAAAGCAGGGTTACTTTGTACTACCCTGGTCAAGCTCGGTATTTTTGTTGATCCCTGTCGTGTTCATTTGAGGTCGTCCATGCTGGCGTGGTTTCTGGAGTCGGTCTGGTTAGTTCCCCTTTACCCCTTCGTAGGGACGATTATTGCGGCGTTGTGGTTTCCTGGGATTATCCGGCGCACGGGGCCACGACCGGCGGGCTACTTCAACACGTTGATGACGCTGGTGAGTTTGATCCACTCGGGGCTGGCGCTGCTGGCACTCTGGAAGTACGAACCGCTGTATGTGCAGGTGCCCTGGCTGCAGGTTGCAGGCTTAGACCTAACGTTGCCGTTGGAGATTTCTAAAACTTCCCTAACGGCGCTCGTAGTCATTTTCTTGGTGAATTTACTGGCCCAGATTTACGGGTTTGGCTATATGGAGATGGACTGGGGCTGGGCCAGGTTTTACTCATTGCTGGCGTTTTTTGAGGCAGGGATGAGCGCACTGGCACTGTGCGACTCCCTGTTTTTTTCTTACATGATTCTGGAGATTTTGACGCTGGCGACGTATTTGTTGGTGGGGTTTTGGTTCCCGCAGCCGCTGGTGGTGACAGGTGCACGCGATGCATTTTTGACGAAACGAATTGGGGATTTGCTTTTGCTGATGGGGGTGCTGGCACTGTGGCCGCTGGCGCGCACCTGGAATTTTACGGAATTGGCCCAATGGGCGCAACAGCCGGAGACGATTGCCTATGCCCAGGCGCATCCGGGGATATTCCTGGCGGTGGGATTGGGGCTGCTGGCGGGGCCGATGGGGAAATGCGCCCAGTTTCCCTTTCACCTGTGGCTCGATGAAGCGATGGAAGGACCCTTTCCGGCAACCGTCCTGCGCAACTCGGTGGTGGTGATTACCGGGGCGTGGGTGCTGGTGAAACTGATGCCGGTTTGGTCGCTGTCGCCCGGCGCGATGGGCGTGATGGTGGGCGTGGGGGTGGCAACTGCCGTAGGCGCGTCAGCCATTGCCATTGCCCAGATTGATGTGAAACGCACCCTGTCCTATCCAGTTAGCGCTTACCTAGGGCTAGTGTTTATCGCGGTGGGGACAGGGCACCCGGATACGGCCCTGCTGCTGTTGCTGGTGTATAGCTTGACGGCGGGGTTGCCGGTGATGGCGGTGGGCAACATTGTCTGGAACTGCATTACCCAGGATGTGACGTTGCTAGGGGGCTTGTGGTCGCGGCGGCCCATCACGGGCTTGAGTTTTCTAGTGGGAATGGCCGGGCTGGTGGCGCTGCCGCCACTGGGCGGTTTTTGGGCGCTGATGCAATTGCTCAGTGATTTGGATTGGCAATCGCCGCTGCTGGTGGGGGTGGTGCTGCTGGTCAATGGCTTGCTGTCGTTTAGCTTTATGCGGGTGTTCTGCTTGATTTTTG
The sequence above is drawn from the Gloeomargarita sp. SKYB120 genome and encodes:
- a CDS encoding pentapeptide repeat-containing protein encodes the protein MEPSQHRIPEHLAAEIFRRAARLHLESQGQLPSYSVNELLEAGQAAQIPSEYIHQAIAELHASRKLPPRRFAWLVPLGILVLGWSGWHFISRPGLERPTALTIEQQLRQKVCRQCAFNGADLRGRNLSGLDLRGANLRGADLTGANLSQADLQGADLRGAILDQANLSSTNLAGANLSGASFQQANLAAADLSGAILQSAQLVAANLTGVQLQASRLQGSNFTGADLSFANLQGADVEQANFQATVLKHANLQRVKHLETADFTGASR
- a CDS encoding NAD(P)H-quinone oxidoreductase subunit F, with protein sequence MLAWFLESVWLVPLYPFVGTIIAALWFPGIIRRTGPRPAGYFNTLMTLVSLIHSGLALLALWKYEPLYVQVPWLQVAGLDLTLPLEISKTSLTALVVIFLVNLLAQIYGFGYMEMDWGWARFYSLLAFFEAGMSALALCDSLFFSYMILEILTLATYLLVGFWFPQPLVVTGARDAFLTKRIGDLLLLMGVLALWPLARTWNFTELAQWAQQPETIAYAQAHPGIFLAVGLGLLAGPMGKCAQFPFHLWLDEAMEGPFPATVLRNSVVVITGAWVLVKLMPVWSLSPGAMGVMVGVGVATAVGASAIAIAQIDVKRTLSYPVSAYLGLVFIAVGTGHPDTALLLLLVYSLTAGLPVMAVGNIVWNCITQDVTLLGGLWSRRPITGLSFLVGMAGLVALPPLGGFWALMQLLSDLDWQSPLLVGVVLLVNGLLSFSFMRVFCLIFGNRPKQMSERAPELHWPFILPMTALAGVVLHIPQILAAVDLLPAWQTDWGILLTLSTLSGLTLAGVVYLSPGIAKPVVLPWRSFQDLLAYDLYTPRLYKMTVVGLVDLVSRITDLLDRYVVDGLVNLVGVVTIIGGETLKYSTSGKFQWYLVTILLGLSLVVGLVIVTLS